A single region of the Glycine max cultivar Williams 82 chromosome 20, Glycine_max_v4.0, whole genome shotgun sequence genome encodes:
- the LOC100813434 gene encoding putative expansin-A17, translated as MEKLIFSGLIMLVVLFTTELRVASAIWLRAHATFYGGSDATGTMGGACGYGNLYTDGYGIKTAALSTALFNDGKSCGGCYQIVCDASQVPQWCLRGTSITITATNFCPPNYALPSDNGGWCNPPRPHFDMSQPAFETIAKYKAGIVPILYRKVGCKRTGGIRFTINGRDYFELVLISNVGGAGDVSRVWIKGSKMSNWEPMSRNWGANWQSLSYLNGQSLSFRVQLSNGRIRTAYNVAPSTWRFGQSFISKVQF; from the exons ATGGAAAAACTAATTTTCAGTGGTCTAATAATGCTTGTGGTGTTATTCACCACAGAACTTAGAGTAGCATCCGCAATTTGGCTGCGAGCTCATGCAACTTTCTATGGTGGAAGTGATGCCACAGGAACAATGG GTGGGGCATGTGGGTATGGAAATCTGTACACTGATGGTTATGGAATAAAAACAGCTGCATTGAGTACTGCTTTGTTTAATGATGGCAAGTCATGCGGTGGTTGCTATCAGATAGTTTGTGACGCAAGCCAAGTGCCCCAATGGTGCCTCAGGGGCACTTCCATCACAATCACTGCCACAAATTTCTGCCCTCCAAACTATGCACTCCCTAGTGACAATGGTGGTTGGTGTAATCCTCCTAGACCACACTTTGACATGTCTCAACCTGCCTTTGAGACCATTGCCAAATACAAGGCTGGCATTGTTCCGATTCTTTACAGAAA AGTTGGGTGCAAAAGAACTGGAGGCATCAGATTTACCATCAATGGGAGAGACTATTTTGAACTAGTGCTTATAAGCAACGTGGGAGGAGCAGGGGATGTTTCAAGAGTTTGGATCAAAGGGTCCAAAATGAGTAACTGGGAACCCATGTCAAGAAATTGGGGAGCTAACTGGCAAAGCTTAAGCTATCTCAATGGTCAGAGCTTGTCCTTCAGAGTACAACTCAGCAATGGAAGGATTCGCACAGCTTATAATGTGGCACCCTCTACTTGGAGATTTGGCCAGTCTTTCATCAGCAAGGTTCAGTTCTGA
- the LOC100813975 gene encoding uncharacterized protein — translation MSTQREITESGAMRKRMKPEVVEKVGDETKSKTIEEEEFEANIAGSEEMELSISLILEKIENYTQMVYELLESGKTMLKELTNAFEGKLIMIHKEQVEKWQEEIRELCALDASNEEANALLLNARYLLQPTCDH, via the exons atgtcaactcaAAGGGAAATCACAGAGAGCGGAGCTATGAGGAAACGAATGAAACCTGAG GTGGTAGAAAAGGTAGGAGATGAAACAAAATCAAAGACTATAGAGGAGGAAGAATTTGAGGCGAACATTGCTGGATCTGAAGAAATGGAACTCAGTATCTCTCTTATTCTTGAGAAGATTGAGAATTATACTCAGATG GTATATGAGCTCCTAGAATCAGGAAAAACAATGTTGAAGGAGCTAACCAATGCATTTGAAGGGAAACTGATTAT GATTCACAAGGAGCAAGTGGAAAAATGGCAAGAAGAAATCAGAGAATTGTGTGCACTCGATGCCTCAAATGAAGAAGCCAATGCTCTTCTGCTTAATGCTCGATATCTTCTTCAGCCCACTTGTGATCATTAG